gtcattccccacggtatcgtcaaggtgcatgcgtgatggaaaaccattgctttttaattttgtttttatgtaattaaagaaacttttcgggttagattttatgtccgactctgtttttaagctgtaatcttcaaaagcgcttttaacagttgagttgagctgttcgcaaatgttcagatatttttttggagattagcgtcagatttgtatttcttataaaatgtatgtgccttctgtttttttattttttagattctttatgctttgattaaaccaaatcggatattttgtgttcatatttctcctttttcgtcttCTTGGTATCTCctgctctataatttcattgatcatcgagtaaaaagtcgtcactgctacttcaatgttttccacacttctaaataaatcctgccagttgatatagttaagcttacacctaattgattggtaatttgctttagtgtaatcagagacttcctcaaattcataatcaaatggtttttgagtgttatctataaatatagaatattcgatagctgtgtggaaagcttcatttttccaaagtggagttaatgattcggtcacacaaaaatcttcggtcatatttgtcaacaagaaatccaagaagcatttctgtcgattctgaacattgtttatttgattcaacccaagaccggCTATTTAACTAAGTTGTTATGAGAAGTGTGGGTCAAAGCAATAAGTGCTTTGACCCACACTTGCTCAAACTCGTCGAATTCtgttgttggaatatgttctgaatttattaatgaattaatagcaataaggacgccgcctcccgattttttatgggatttgtgaagattacggtcatctctgaagacattaaaatgatttccgaatacttcctcgcttctaacactatcatcccaacttgtctctgtggccataattatcgagaaagaagaattcagaacattaatttggatttctttcattttaagTGGACTTTTCATAcggttgaaattttgacagtatatcaaaatttcaactaCATTTAGTTGTTGAGGCGAGGAAGATGGTTCATTATCTACTACTTGGTATGACGAGGCATACAAATTGTTAAAACTTACTACTTCTCCTTGGTGTGAAGCTGACAATTGATTATCTTCTGGGACGTCTGATTTCGTTAATGGAAACATCTCCTGAGAAGATGTCATGTCTTGCCTTACGCCAGGAAGTGGCGAGTTGTCATCCTCCAATGGGTTCGTCAATTCCGGAGAAAACACGAATGCCTGCATGAATATATGTTGCACGGTGCAGCTGTAGAGTCTCCCGAAGTCATGCAGCAGGACGAATGCGCTTGAACGCAATGTGGTACGTTGGGTGCCATGTAGGGGTTGAGAATTTCCCTTCTTTCAAATTGTATTGGTCGATAGTTAGCCGGTAGCCCAGAGAATTGATACTTCGCTGCCGCCAGAAGCTCTCTGTCCGTTGGAAGTTGGATGTTTCTGTGTTGACCGCTAGCCATGTTTCCAAGTATACCTCTGTTATTGATGTTATTCCtgctattgatggggttgtttcGATTGTTGTTTCtgtggttgttgttgttattgttacgGTTAGTGTGATTGctcctgttgttgttgttgttgttgttgttgttgttgttgttgttgttgttgttgttgttgttgttgttgttgttgttgttgttgttgttgttgttgttgttgttgttgttgttgttgttgttgttgttgttgttgttgttgttgttgttgttgttgttgttgttgttgttgttgttgttgttgttgttgttgttgttgttgttgttgttgttgttgttgttgttgttgttgttgttgttgttgttgttgttgttgttgttgttgttgttgttgttgttgttgttgttgttgttgttgttgttgttgttgttgttgttgttgttgttgttgttgttgttgttgttgttgttgttgttgttgttgttgttgttgttgttgttgttgttgttgttgttgttgttgttgttgttgttgttgttgttgttgttgttgttgttgttgttgttgttgttgttgttgttgttgttgttgttgttgttgttgttgttgttgttgttgttgttgttgttgttgttgttgttgttgttgttgttgttgttgttgttgttgttgttgttgttgttgttgttgttgttgttgttgttgttgttgttgttgttgttgttgttgttgttgttgttgttgttgttgttgttgttgttgttgttgttgttgttgttgttgttgttgttgttgttgttgttgttgttgttgttgttgttgttgttgttgttgttgttgttgttgttgttgttgttgttgttgttgttgttgttgttgttgttgttgttgttgttgttgttgttgttgttgttgttgttgttgttgttgttgttgttgttgttgttgttgttgttgttgttgttgttgttgttgttgttgttgttgttgttgttgttgttgttgttgttgttgttgttgttgttgttgttgttgttgttgttgttgttgttgttgttgttgttgttgttgttgttgttgttgttgttgttgttgttgttgttgttgttgttgttgttgttgttgttgttgttgttgttgttgttgttgttgttgttgttgttgttgttgttgttgttgttgttgttgttgttgttgttgttgttgttgttgttgttgttgttgttgttgttgttgttgttgttgttgttgttgttgttgttgttgttgttgttgttgttgttgttgttgttgttgttgttgttgttgttgttgttgttgttgttgttgttgttgttgttgttgttgttgttgttgttgttgttgttgttgttgttgttgttgttgttgttgttgttgttgttgttgttgttgttgttgttgttgttgttgttgttgttgttgttgttgttgttgttgttgttgttgttgttgttgttgttgttgttgttgttgttgttgttgttgttgttgttgttgttgttgttgttgttgttgttgttgttgttgttgttgttgttgttgttgttgttgttgttgttgttgttgttgttgttgttgttgttgttgttgttgttgttgttgttgttgttgttgttgttgttgttgttgttgttgttgttgttgttgttgttgttgttgttgttgttgttgttgttgttgttgttgttgttgttgttgttgttgttgttgttgttgttgttgttgttgttgttgttgttgttgttgttgttgttgttgttgttgttgttgttgttgttgttgttgttgttgttgttgttgttgttgttgttgttgttgttgttgttgttgttgttgttgttgttgttgttgttgttgttgttgttgttgttgttgttgttgttgttgttgttgttgttgttgttgttgttgttgttgttgttgttgttgttgttgttgttgttgttgttgttgttgttgtcgttgttgttgttgttgttgttgttgttgttgttgttgttgttgttgttgttgttgttgttgttgttgttgttgttgttgttggtggtGGTGTTGGTGTTATTGTTACGATTGTTGTTACTGTTGTTATTACGGTTGCTATTGttgttgtcgttgttgttgttgttgttacggATGTTGTGATTATTCCTAttattgttgttgctgttgttattTCTACgattgttgaaattattcctATTCCTGCTGCCATTGTTAGGGCTACCATTGTatctgttattattattattgttgtatcggcgattttgtttacgccgttTTCTGGCTTTATCTGCCTCTTCTTGTTGTTCTATTCTACGGAGTTACCGTGCATCATACTCAGACCAATCTGGCTTCCATCTCCTTGTTGAATCCAAAATTCTCCAGCCTGAGTTCTCTGGAGGGTAAAATGGGGGATTAACTGGAGGAGTAAGTTCCGCCCGCAACTCATCAGCTAGACTGGGACAGGACtccggtggaggtggtagcataTGTTCAACATTGTTTCCTGTTGATATAATTACGGCTGACAATGTTCTTAATTCCTCtaatatttatatttcgacTTGACTATCCTGTGGGGTTTGATTAATGTTTGCCGCTATTTCCAGTGACAAATTccccagttgttgaatttcttccCGCATTTGGCTGAGATCGCGATTCAATTCCATCGTCGTTGATTTAATATAATCCGCTATATTCTCTTTCGTGTTACTCATTGCGATGTCAATGAGTGACGTAATATGATTTTTTATCGTCACCGCAAAGAGATTGCTGCTTTTATTTGCggacaattcatttttcagatcGACGAGCTGACCCTCAAGTCTGTCGACGGTTTCATGTACAACACTTGCATTTTGTTGTTGCAGTGTCAGCCGATGGATCACTTCCGTATTGTATTGTAGTTGctcgttgaattttttttgctgCTCGGTAAGTTCACTAAAGTCCAACTCGGCGCGTACGTAATTCTGGCACTTGTTACAGCACGGTAAAACATATGACGTAATGTCAACGCTCTTCTTGCGATGTACGCCGATGCAGGCGGCGTGGAATCGTCGCGGGCAGCCAGCACATTTCCACAAATTGACACTGTCGTTGATTCCGGTATCACAGCAAGTTTCGCAACTCatgttgattttttatttacgTTTATACGTTACACTGGGTGAAAAACTAGGTCAATATAACTGAATCGTTTGCAAAATAACTGAATTTATTCGCGGGTGCTTCGAGCAATTTGAAAACACGTCCACTCTGATCGAAGGCTAGAATATTTCGAAGGCTAGATACATTTGTATTGGTATAGATTGAAGAAGACatagtgcgtttcatcacctgaaaatccgtttccagtttcgaacgaagatcaatttcattagtgcaaacatcaaatggactaacaacgcttgtcacgatgtaattgtagaacatatgggaatttatttttccgaattttccctttttccttcagagttttccgaaaattttcaattgtcatgtttgttggaatatttttggttgaaatgtgtgtaatatttttatgggatcttctctccattccagaggagggagggtgtcataccatcacaaaataatttatcatacccaaaaaccctcacatcccaaattgtgcttgattagttctcgagtcatgcagaagtttgtgtttcatttgtctggcagccccccttagagaggggggaggagtgtatgcccaatttggtttcgtttgcttgattagttcgctagtaatgcataatttttttttgcagatactgaggtaagtgatgtgattatgttaacGCGAAGTATCGACCACACAACAAAACGAAATTCCAAAATTCTTGTATTtcaacacgcggcagagatctttaggtatcctgagacggaaaacctgtaaaattaataaaaccgttcaaatattatattatttatcgcaCAAACTTTCTATCGAATTCAATCACGAATGCAAAGAGTTAACTGTGAGAAACCTGAAAGGCAACCGAGATAACTTCTGCAAATCCAATAAGATCCAATAAGTTATTCATCGCGCGTATTTTCTATTGAACTTCAATTGCAACGGTGGAGAGTTATTTGTGAGAAATCTGATAAGATAACCGAGGAAACTCTTCTAAAACCAACCGGACCGGCGATGTATTATCGACCATTCACTTTATCAGACCCCAATCGCGAAGGCGGGTAAATATCTTCacgaaacctgagaaggtaaacgAAAGATTTTTTGTAAAATCCATTAGACTGAAAATATACATCGTTATTTATTGTGCGTATGTTTTATAGAATTCCaattgcaaatatttttttaatattttcatttttggaaaacctgagaaggtgaccaagagaacTCCTCCAAAACCAACCCTTACCGGCGATATATTTCGTTAATCATCGAGTATACTCTTTACTGAGATCCAATCGCAACGGCGGGAAAGAATTAGAGGATAAGATAAATAAAGAGTTATTTAATTTgagaattcaaaattaaaaattgtaaggggctatatctaggacacgaccacatattttcgacgtagaactacgcaatgatattatgcaatccacttgtttaacacttcgaatattattttagaatgcatcgaaatttttgtaatagataatgttcttcgttacaaataaatttgatgaacgtccttttacgtttgatatgatgcctaggactaccaaaatatattAACGGAAGATTAGTCAaacaatcattgtattttacatttccccctgaaattattgcacatctcatgtttacgtagttctcgaaccgcgaaagttcattcactctCGGTTTAAAATTACGTCTTAGAGAAACGTATTCCGGTCTTCACAACGACAagagagtacaaaagtactcaacaccaaaaatacccctgatttgcatgtatttgcaaagcggattcccccatgcacattgatttagaagttttgaaaatgttcgagttataagcattcgaaatacgggtagggttagcacacaactcagcagaacaaatgtatgggaaaaaggaagttcttccagttttcatgtatttaaaccgtttagtgaTTAGCGAATTGcaatgtgtagcatatcaaacaaatcttagagaatttccgattcgattggtatgcaaatcatgagaattcgttcacggtgaaaatagttatttacgttaactttatttcataaaaacgtgacctgttttctgattcggcacccttcctgaaagatgtagttctacgtcaaaaaaaaaattgaaatattgaaatttgtttttggatttgttttggagattcagtactactttaattcatatttaaatgtatttctaCGCCTTTTCTCGatataggtttttttttcagaattggaacagtgttgcgcggcacaaaaaaaatatttctaaaatttgtttttttaagaattttcaaaCCCATTAAcggttaaatttatattttaatgtgtatatttttttgttggtgtatgtgtttttttgatATTGGTGATCTTTTTGCGGAACATTTCGATAACTGCACGGTACGAAAATATCTAACAAATTTttgataacaattttttatttctatttttttatttttctgaaatctattattgtattgtatttgtgtaTTCGTAATAACAGCCCCAAACCTTATCACCAATGCTATGGTATCATTGCTATTAAAAATTAGATAATTAGGCGCACTATAAGAGCAATAGCTaaaacgtagtttttttttcttttttcactaCATTATCAATAgtttggaaaataaaatatggaaaaaatactcatagtACATCTTGCTAAGATAAAATTACCATCGAAAATTCTTTGACATttccaaattttgttttaatgAAATTACATAATTCTATGAATAGATCAGCTGTTGATATGTTCAGTCATCCTTTTTAATAGTGTCTCATAAGCATCGTGTTCCAAGtttgaaaaggaaaatatcTCACGcaacactgcacaatggtccaggagatgcatttaagtggaaattagcatttagagctcaacggttattctctagacaaaaactgtcttcgacaaagttgttacatatgatagagcgcacattttcatgttatcaaaaatagggtgaccaaaattgtcgatgaaataaaaaatataacttttttatctttacagatagaggtaaacatagttcgacaatattgtagtctcagttatttgagatatctttgtaggacaattttttttctatctcttgaaaaaaacaatatagcgtcttttttctatgttgcgttaggatcaccatgaaaaaaacggtttttatactctaacttttatatttcaaattctacatacaaactatcCTCGAATgatttttagaacatactaatacaaacattttgcgatgcagaacttttcTATACCTCAACTTCacacaaagttattgatatttcttcccaaaaaatacgctctcttcaattgcttaccattctttctggggcaaacataaaaaatatttgatgaTGGAAttttaaagaacaaatttcactctatataatatgtgattttcgaagatttgtttttttttgtatttttcgtattttttgtatgttttgagtttttgggtaaaatcccatcaataaatttgagcaggattaagatattgacaaattctgcatcgcaaaatattggtattgataagctcgtcGAACGAAGTTCGTCTAAAGTCGTCTAAAGTCgaacgaagacaattttgatgtagaattttaaatataaaagttagagttaaAAACCGTTTTGTTCACGGTTACCCTAATGAAATTTacttaaaaacaactttgtggcagatatttattctttagacaaaaaatgtcttcgacaatgttgttacatatgataaagcgctcatttttatgttatcaaaaatagggtgaccaaaactgtcgatgaaataaaaaatctaactttcttatcttcatagatagagataaatatagttcgacaatgttgtagccccaattatttaaaataactttgtagaacaaagcttttttctatcttttaatataatcgaattagcgcttttttcctgagttgcattagggtgaccatgaaaaagcgggtttttttgctctaacttttatatttcaaattcgacATCAAAAGTGTCTTCATACGACTTTCAGaacttatcaagaccaacattttgcgatgcagaacttgttaatatcttaatcctactcaaagttattgatggttttttatccaaaaacttatgatttcaattttaatttactcaaacacgaaaaataacatagctcatagttgctcatagtaagaaaacatgaatgtttgaaggtattgataacaaaaaacaaattttgggcgggacgaagtttgccgggtcagctagtcgaatcatagaaaaacgaattttctctcggtaaacgtaatataattatgatctGCACTTATTtactaaacggttttatctagcgtgacccgtttgtatgtttgtggctTTGAAACTTTGGTacattgtaactttgtctgtagcgctgtaccacattaacagaaatttaacccccttcctattGCCCGAATtatctgaaatttagaacacatctttatctctggtgtcattataaacctgcgtatttcatgatcttgaaaatccaagaaggcggccactacaacatggcggattatgtacatattttctcaaaatcccatcaataaaGGTTTTCccaaaaaaccatcaatatgggtatcaaataaaaggccttgactagtagaacacagttttttatgaaaaatgtaaatccaaaaggcgcccgctacaaaatggcggatttcatatttgcTCAGAACCCcattcaatatgtatatcaaatgaaagggattaactagtagaacacagttatttatgaaaaatgcaaatccaaaatggccgccaatACAATTTGatcgaaaacataaaaaaaaagtcatcgaataaaatgcttttcaaatgaagcgaataagaatcaaactacggacactaaatcaaatttcggacagattgaattcaaatttcggacactttattttgtatttttttcgacgaaaattacattacactcgactatattttataatcaactgcgaaacacttaccaagcaatcacagtagactgttaacgatgatgagaactgatgaaacacaggagaaatttaaatatttatgaacgggtagaatttctacgtgctcacgctaagcaaatgtcaaacacaaacgataatgagtagtgttgtcagatttttgccgattatgttataattcaaatgtagttctcatatgaaataatAGAGAAACCAAGgtattactctaaagaagcaatggtgattttaattttatatttataaatgatattaattttatatttataaatatgattcagaacggttctcgactagtagaacatagcagatcatgaaaaatccaaatcctttTTAAATGGAtgcattcagcttgacctgtttgtatgtatgtttgaatgtttttagggttgtcccacattattaGAAAATTTATCCCGTTCCTGTTGATTGATTAATCTTAAATTTAGAAAACACCTTTAATTTTACTATCATTATGAAAttacgtatttcatgatcttaaatttcatgatcttgaaattcAATTTGACCGTAGCTAAaattggctgaatggcttgacttggagaacacaaaacataataaacaacataaattcaaaaaggtcgccgccactaaatggtcgactatgtattttttgcaatcccctcaatatcggtatcaaatgaaatgatttgactaatagaatacagtacatcatgaaagtattccgaagaaaattagaaataaaaggtagatttccattatccacagttagttgtttcatcatataccccacgatttttttttaatctcatCATTGTCCTatattaatgaaggaacggatgtgataactactaactgctacttgcctaattattttctagcttttagtacaataaaccttttaacttaaaaagttt
The Toxorhynchites rutilus septentrionalis strain SRP chromosome 2, ASM2978413v1, whole genome shotgun sequence genome window above contains:
- the LOC129765887 gene encoding ataxin-8-like, coding for QQQQQQQQQQQQQQQQQQQQQQQQQQQQQQQQQQQQQQQQQQQQQQQQQQQQQQQQQQQQQQQQQQQQQQQQQQQQQQQQQQQQQQQQQQQQQQQQQQQQQQQQQQQQQQQQQQQQQQQQEQSH
- the LOC129768418 gene encoding ataxin-8-like, whose product is QQQQQQQQQQQQQQQQQQQQQQQQQQQQQQQQQQQQQQQQQQQQQQQQQQQQQQQQQQQQQQQQQQQQQQQQQQQQQQQQQQQQQQQQQQQQQQQQQQQQQQQQQQQQQQQQQQ
- the LOC129768421 gene encoding ataxin-8; the encoded protein is QQQQQQQQQQQQQQQQQQQQQQQQQQQQQQQQQQQQQQQQQQQQQQQQQQQQQQQQQQQQQQQQQQQQQQQQQQQQQQQQQQQQQQQQQQQQQQQQQQQQQQQQ